One window of the Cryptomeria japonica chromosome 7, Sugi_1.0, whole genome shotgun sequence genome contains the following:
- the LOC131856896 gene encoding pistil-specific extensin-like protein, translated as MDIDSFLGPRACQSPNPGPCQPRFPLPPPESSRSPCLLPPSAVASLPVATAGLPARGQHCAHRPPLPFRLLPLVSPPMLSPAPAARPPLPFLHCRLPCARRLPPPPAAPFPTAPPARLTLFPGQPPLCHRAATGAPPHLSLARRPPLCHRTATGAPPELRSLATGPPTMPPDPFFGPFKGGFGFLALSWTYGVGFW; from the coding sequence ATGGACATCGATAGCTTCCTTGGGCCCCGCGCCTGCCAGTCACCGAACCCCGGCCCCTGTCAGCCTCGATTTCCGCTCCCACCACCGGAATCCTCCCGATCGCCTTGCCTACTACCGCCGTCGGCCGTTGCTTCCCTTCCGGTCGCCACCGCCGGTCTCCCCGCCCGCGGTCAGCACTGCGCCCACCGACCGCCGCTTCCCTTCCGGTTACTACCGCTGGTCTCCCCGCCCATGCTCAGCCCTGCGCCCGCTGCCCGACCGCCGCTTCCTTTCCTGCACTGCCGGCTGCCCTGCGCCCGCCGCCTTCCGCCGCCGCCTGCGGCCCCCTTTCCGACTGCGCCTCCGGCCCGCCTGACCCTTTTTCCGGGCCAGCCTCCGCTCTGCCACCGGGCCGCCACCGGTGCACCACCGCATCTCAGCCTGGCCCGCCGGCCACCACTCTGCCACCGGACTGCCACTGGTGCGCCACCGGAGCTCCGCTCACTAGCTACCGGACCACCAACAATGCCACCAGACCCCTTTTTTGGGCCTTttaagggggggtttggttttttggccctatcttggacaTACGGAGTTGGATTTTGGTGa